A region from the Vicia villosa cultivar HV-30 ecotype Madison, WI linkage group LG3, Vvil1.0, whole genome shotgun sequence genome encodes:
- the LOC131658476 gene encoding uncharacterized protein LOC131658476, which translates to MSNLTKLDFGALDISGKNYLTWALDAQIHLSVEGHGDTIKEGNKSSDQQKAKAMIFLRRHLHEDLKNEYLTVTDPHVLWKNLKDRYDHQKAVILPKARYEWMHLRLQDFKSVSDYNSAMFRITSKLLLCGEKVTDEDMLEKTFSTFHASNVLLQQHYREKGFIKYSDLISCLLVAEQNNELLMKNHEARKIMNY; encoded by the coding sequence ATGTCAAATCTTACAAAATTGGATTTTGGGGCTCTTGATATTTCGGGAAAGAACTATTTGACATGGGCCCTAGACGCCCAAATTCATTTAAGCGTAGAAGGTCACGGTGACACTATTAAAGAAGGAAATAaatcatctgatcaacaaaaggcAAAAGCCATGATATTCCTTCGTCGTCACCTTCACGAGGATCTTAAAAATGAGTATCTTACCGTAACTGACCCACATGTCTTGTGGAAAAATTTGAAAGATAGATATGATCATCAAAAAGCGGTTATCCTACCAAAAGCTCGATATGAATGGATGCATTTACGTTTGCAGGATTTTAAAAGTGTAAGTGATTATAATTCTGCAATGTTTAGAATAACTTCTAAGTTATTATTATGTGGAGAAAAAGTAACTGATGAAGATATGCTAGAAAAAACATTTTCCACTTTTCATGCATCCAATGTGCTCCTGCAGCAGCACTATCGAGAAAAGGGGTTTATTAAATATTCTGACCTAATATCTTGTCTTCTTGTGGCTGAGCAAAATAATGAACTATTGATGAAAAATCACGAGGCCCGCAAAATAATGAACTATTGA
- the LOC131658477 gene encoding uncharacterized protein LOC131658477: MKNHEARPTGTTPFPEVNVARHDHYRKNRGRGRAYARGHGRGRNYAHGLGFDRGRNGNHKNTYFHPKWKNVEKNEKEGQSSKTNENICYRCGGKGHWSRTCRTPKHLVDLYKKSLKNKKEKIETHFANEDDDPDYGNMDVTHLDIGDFFADPDGKIDHLIGDGSVKK, translated from the coding sequence ATGAAAAATCACGAGGCCCGTCCCACTGGTACAACTCCATTCCCAGAAGTGAATGTGGCAAGGCACGACCACTATAGGAAAAATCGTGGTCGCGGTCGTGCATACGCACGTGGACATGGTCGTGGTCGTAATTATGCTCATGGTCTTGGTTTTGATCGTGGTCGCAATGGGAATCATAAAAACACATATTTCCACCCGAAGTGGAAAAAtgttgaaaagaatgaaaaagagggtcAGAGTagcaaaacaaatgaaaatatttGCTATCGTTGTGGAGGAAAAGGTCATTGGAGTCGCACTTGTCGTACTCCAAAACACCTTGTTGATCTTTATAAAAAATCactgaaaaataaaaaggaaaagatcgAGACTCACTTtgctaatgaagatgatgatccaGATTATGGTAATATGGATGTTACCCATTTAGATATTGGTGACTTCTTTGCTGATCCAGATggaaaaattgatcaccttattgGAGATGGAAGCGTCAAGAAATAA